One stretch of Clostridia bacterium DNA includes these proteins:
- a CDS encoding pyruvate/oxaloacetate carboxyltransferase → MGVRITDTTLRDGQQSLLATRMKTEDMLPAAERLDRVGFHSLEVWGGATFDSCLRFLREDPWERLRRLRAAFDRTPLQMLLRGQNLVGYEHYPDDVVEAFVRRAHANGIRIFRIFDALNDPRNLEKAMQVAKGVGAHVQATISYTISPVHDVEYYLGVGRTLREMGADSLCIKDMAGIITPVAARELVAALKREVGLPVQLHCHYSSGLASMAYWEAVHAGVDVVDTAISSMAMGPSQPPCESLVVALQGTPYDAGLDVGLLADLAAYFKEVRGRYREFDVGSGNVDINVLNYQIPGGMISNFVAQLTQLNALDKLPQVLAEVPRVRADLGYPPLVTPTSQIVGTQAVFNVLGGERYKICANETRAYLRGLYGRPPGPVNEEVRARVVGNQEVITCRPADLLEPRLEKAREEIKEWAHSEEDVISYCLFPNVAKEYFEYRASA, encoded by the coding sequence GGGTGGGCTTTCACTCCCTGGAGGTTTGGGGCGGAGCCACCTTCGACAGCTGCCTGCGCTTCCTCAGGGAGGACCCCTGGGAGCGGCTGCGCCGGCTGCGCGCCGCCTTTGACCGCACCCCTTTGCAGATGCTCCTTCGGGGCCAGAACCTGGTGGGCTACGAGCACTATCCGGACGACGTGGTGGAGGCCTTTGTCCGCCGGGCCCACGCCAACGGCATCCGGATCTTCCGCATCTTCGACGCTCTCAACGATCCCCGGAATCTGGAAAAGGCCATGCAGGTGGCCAAGGGCGTGGGCGCCCACGTGCAGGCCACCATCTCCTACACCATCAGTCCGGTCCACGACGTGGAGTACTACCTCGGGGTGGGCCGCACCCTGCGGGAGATGGGGGCCGACTCCCTCTGCATCAAGGATATGGCGGGCATAATCACCCCGGTGGCGGCGCGCGAACTGGTGGCCGCCCTCAAGCGCGAGGTGGGCCTGCCCGTGCAGCTGCACTGCCACTATTCCAGCGGCCTGGCCTCCATGGCCTACTGGGAGGCGGTGCACGCCGGCGTGGACGTGGTGGACACCGCCATTTCCTCCATGGCCATGGGTCCATCGCAGCCGCCCTGCGAATCCCTGGTGGTGGCCCTGCAGGGCACGCCCTACGATGCCGGCCTGGACGTGGGTCTATTGGCCGACCTGGCCGCCTACTTCAAGGAGGTGCGCGGCCGCTACCGCGAGTTCGACGTGGGTTCCGGTAACGTGGACATTAACGTGCTCAACTACCAGATACCGGGCGGCATGATCTCCAATTTCGTGGCCCAGCTCACGCAGCTCAACGCCCTGGATAAGCTGCCGCAGGTACTGGCCGAGGTACCGCGGGTCCGGGCCGACCTGGGCTACCCGCCCCTGGTCACCCCTACCAGCCAGATTGTGGGCACGCAGGCGGTGTTTAACGTGCTGGGTGGCGAGCGCTACAAGATCTGCGCCAACGAGACCAGGGCCTACCTGCGGGGCCTTTACGGCCGGCCGCCCGGACCGGTAAACGAGGAAGTGCGGGCCAGGGTGGTGGGCAATCAGGAGGTAATCACCTGCCGGCCGGCGGACCTGCTGGAGCCGCGGCTGGAAAAGGCCCGGGAGGAGATCAAGGAGTGGGCCCACAGCGAGGAGGACGTGATCTCCTACTGCCTGTTCCCCAACGTGGCCAAAGAATACTTCGAGTACCGGGCGAGCGCCTAG
- the whiA gene encoding DNA-binding protein WhiA, with protein MGPQRGGRDLLLPVPQRGQRILRVPGERLAGTTPSFGAVVRAELAHLWPEKPCCMQAELAGVLTFAARWDGTAPHGLRVTTPQAAVARLVYRLLKSAVGVRPGVVAGRRTYRLEADLTPELWRWMDAWPGLLDRHRRYTRRQLQRTGLAAGCCRRAFLRGAFLVAGSVSSPRGGYHLEILLPSEAWGFNLAEILASFGLTGAVCRRRGSSVLYFKDGEQIARLLTLVGAHTSYLEFESARVLKEVRSRVNRLVNCDTANLNRTVDAGLKQAALIARLRERGAWTDLPEGLRQVAELRLAHPEASLRELGQMLTPRLGKTAVRYRLKLLEQMAVESGAKAPAAETGDSAGAAQETRA; from the coding sequence GTGGGCCCACAGCGAGGAGGACGTGATCTCCTACTGCCTGTTCCCCAACGTGGCCAAAGAATACTTCGAGTACCGGGCGAGCGCCTAGCGGGCACGACGCCCAGCTTCGGCGCCGTCGTCAGGGCGGAATTGGCCCATCTCTGGCCGGAGAAGCCCTGTTGTATGCAGGCGGAACTGGCCGGGGTCCTCACCTTTGCCGCCCGCTGGGACGGGACGGCCCCGCACGGGTTGCGCGTGACCACTCCTCAGGCGGCGGTGGCGCGGCTGGTCTACCGGCTGCTGAAGAGTGCGGTGGGGGTCAGGCCCGGGGTGGTGGCGGGTAGGCGCACCTACCGGCTGGAGGCCGACCTGACGCCGGAGCTGTGGCGCTGGATGGACGCCTGGCCCGGCCTCCTGGACCGGCACCGGCGCTACACCCGGCGCCAGTTGCAGCGCACGGGGCTGGCGGCGGGCTGCTGCCGCCGGGCCTTCCTGCGCGGAGCCTTTCTGGTGGCGGGCTCGGTCAGCAGTCCCCGGGGGGGCTATCACCTGGAAATCCTGCTGCCCTCCGAGGCCTGGGGGTTCAACCTGGCGGAGATACTGGCCTCCTTCGGCCTGACCGGTGCCGTGTGCCGCCGCCGCGGCAGTTCGGTGCTCTACTTTAAGGACGGGGAACAGATCGCCCGCCTGCTTACGCTCGTGGGTGCGCACACCTCCTATCTGGAGTTCGAGAGCGCCCGGGTGCTGAAAGAGGTGCGCAGCCGGGTAAACCGCCTGGTGAACTGCGACACCGCCAACCTCAACCGGACGGTAGATGCGGGCCTGAAGCAGGCCGCCCTGATCGCCCGGCTCAGAGAAAGGGGTGCCTGGACCGACCTGCCGGAGGGCCTGCGGCAGGTGGCGGAACTGCGCCTGGCCCATCCCGAGGCCAGCCTGCGCGAGCTGGGGCAGATGCTCACGCCCAGGCTGGGCAAGACTGCGGTGCGTTACCGCCTGAAGCTCCTGGAGCAGATGGCCGTCGAGTCCGGAGCGAAGGCGCCGGCCGCGGAAACCGGAGACTCTGCCGGCGCCGCGCAGGAGACCCGGGCGTGA
- a CDS encoding acyltransferase, with protein MQYWTRLAPFWRVCFNFVVIQTCRFLPFLGFKNFCYRHLLGMKVGRDVSVGLMAMFDVLRPDYISIGANTVIGYNATILAHEFLPREYRVGRVEIGRDVLIGANATVLPGVKIGDGAMVAAGSVVTRDVPAGAVVAGVPARMVRGPEGGEPGW; from the coding sequence ATGCAGTACTGGACCCGCCTGGCCCCGTTCTGGCGGGTCTGTTTCAACTTCGTGGTCATCCAGACCTGCCGGTTCTTGCCCTTCCTGGGGTTCAAGAACTTCTGCTACCGCCACCTTTTGGGCATGAAGGTGGGCCGGGATGTATCCGTGGGACTCATGGCCATGTTCGACGTGCTGCGGCCGGACTACATCTCCATCGGCGCCAATACGGTGATCGGCTACAACGCCACTATTCTGGCCCACGAGTTTCTGCCCCGGGAGTACCGGGTGGGCCGGGTGGAGATCGGCCGGGACGTGTTGATCGGGGCCAACGCCACCGTGCTTCCCGGGGTAAAGATCGGGGACGGCGCCATGGTGGCCGCCGGGTCGGTGGTAACCCGGGACGTACCGGCCGGGGCGGTGGTGGCCGGGGTGCCGGCCCGGATGGTACGCGGGCCCGAAGGAGGAGAACCGGGATGGTAG
- a CDS encoding DUF1405 domain-containing protein yields the protein MVVLPHKEGAGRRVPERLRLLLFDRRFLWLLLAINAGGAASGYLWYREQLASTPRYYWPFVPDSPLSATLFALMLGLWLAGRRGAFSRLVALVATVWIIKYGLWAVGLISDYWSVTARTTPVEWSLWLSHWGMALEGALYFPYLAVSRRTAAAATAWVALNDFIDYGLGQHPYLFLESQHPLALSLALGLSLGLSAAVWVRAARR from the coding sequence ATGGTAGTGCTGCCGCATAAGGAAGGCGCGGGCAGGAGGGTGCCGGAGCGGCTGCGGCTCCTGCTCTTCGACCGTCGTTTCCTGTGGTTGCTGCTGGCGATCAATGCCGGAGGAGCGGCTTCCGGCTACCTCTGGTACCGGGAGCAACTGGCGTCCACGCCGCGGTATTACTGGCCCTTCGTGCCGGACAGCCCTCTTTCCGCTACCCTGTTTGCCTTAATGCTGGGCCTGTGGCTGGCCGGCCGCAGGGGAGCGTTTTCTCGCCTGGTGGCCCTGGTGGCCACCGTGTGGATAATCAAGTACGGGCTCTGGGCGGTAGGCCTGATCAGCGACTACTGGTCGGTGACGGCGCGCACCACGCCGGTGGAATGGTCCCTGTGGCTTTCCCACTGGGGAATGGCCCTGGAGGGGGCGCTCTACTTTCCCTACCTGGCCGTTTCCCGGCGCACGGCGGCGGCGGCCACGGCCTGGGTGGCGCTCAACGACTTCATCGACTACGGGCTGGGGCAGCACCCCTACCTCTTCCTGGAGTCCCAGCACCCCCTGGCCCTGTCCCTGGCCCTGGGGTTGAGCCTGGGGCTTTCGGCGGCCGTCTGGGTGCGGGCGGCGCGGCGGTAA
- the rpoN gene encoding RNA polymerase factor sigma-54: protein MEKVRVGIGVEMEQAQRLVLTPELRQAIAVLQLPGLELARYVEEALQDNPLLELREEEGAEEEAAADRELEEEWLEYFADTSDLGYTDLARSQPPDRTPDFASGEGSTLSEHLRWQLYGLSVEPRQRVIVEFLIGNVDRQGYLRIGVDEAARCLGAETREVEEAVRLLQSFDPPGVGARNLSECLLLQLAQLRTDRRLAEEIVRGYLEDVAAGRLARIARRLGTEVAEVQAAVDLIRSLDPKPGRRFGSSQEVRYVQPDVVVEKVGEEYVVMVHDPVSSRLGLNPAYYSLLKSGELRDPEVRRFLEGRLAAAVWLIRSLEQRRLTLYRVSGFIVEYQREFLDRGLEYLRPLNLRQVAEALGLHESTVSRATANKYMQTPRGLYEFRFFFAGRVNASFGPAAAPTVKKLLKEYVAAEDPRRPLTDRELAELLRRRGICLARRTVAKYREELGIGAVNRRRRY, encoded by the coding sequence GTGGAAAAAGTGCGCGTCGGCATCGGCGTGGAAATGGAACAGGCCCAGAGGCTGGTTCTGACCCCGGAACTGCGCCAGGCCATAGCCGTGCTGCAGCTTCCCGGCCTGGAATTGGCCCGCTACGTCGAGGAAGCCCTGCAGGACAATCCGCTCCTGGAATTGAGGGAAGAAGAGGGCGCCGAGGAGGAAGCGGCGGCGGACCGGGAACTTGAGGAAGAGTGGCTAGAATATTTTGCCGACACCAGCGACCTCGGTTATACCGACCTGGCCCGTTCTCAGCCGCCCGATAGAACGCCGGATTTTGCCTCCGGGGAGGGCTCTACCCTGTCCGAGCACCTGCGCTGGCAGTTGTACGGTCTGAGCGTAGAGCCGCGGCAGCGGGTAATCGTGGAGTTTCTCATCGGTAACGTAGACCGCCAGGGCTACCTGCGTATCGGGGTGGATGAGGCGGCCCGGTGCCTGGGGGCCGAAACCCGGGAGGTGGAAGAGGCGGTCAGGCTGCTTCAGAGTTTCGATCCCCCGGGTGTGGGGGCGCGTAACCTTAGCGAGTGCCTGCTGCTGCAGCTCGCCCAGCTCCGGACCGACCGCCGCCTGGCCGAGGAAATCGTACGCGGGTACTTGGAGGATGTGGCCGCGGGCAGGCTGGCAAGGATCGCGCGCCGGTTGGGGACCGAAGTGGCGGAAGTGCAGGCGGCGGTGGACCTCATCCGCAGCCTCGACCCCAAGCCCGGCCGGCGCTTCGGCTCCTCTCAGGAGGTGCGCTACGTGCAGCCGGACGTGGTGGTGGAGAAGGTAGGCGAGGAGTACGTGGTCATGGTCCACGACCCCGTGTCCTCGCGCCTGGGATTGAACCCCGCCTACTATTCGCTGCTCAAGAGCGGGGAACTCCGCGATCCGGAAGTCCGTCGCTTTCTGGAAGGCCGCCTGGCCGCCGCCGTGTGGCTCATCCGCAGCCTGGAGCAGCGGCGCCTGACCCTATACCGCGTGTCCGGCTTCATCGTGGAGTACCAGCGGGAGTTCCTCGACCGGGGGCTGGAGTATCTGCGGCCGCTGAACCTGCGCCAGGTGGCGGAGGCCCTGGGCCTCCACGAGTCCACGGTGAGCCGGGCTACCGCCAACAAGTACATGCAGACGCCAAGAGGCCTCTACGAGTTCCGCTTCTTCTTCGCCGGCCGGGTTAACGCTAGTTTCGGGCCGGCCGCCGCGCCCACGGTGAAAAAACTTCTCAAGGAATACGTGGCCGCCGAAGACCCGCGTCGGCCGCTTACCGACCGCGAGCTGGCCGAACTCCTGCGCCGGCGGGGCATTTGCCTGGCCCGGCGCACCGTGGCCAAGTACCGGGAGGAGTTGGGCATCGGAGCGGTGAACCGGCGCCGGCGCTACTGA
- the gap gene encoding type I glyceraldehyde-3-phosphate dehydrogenase: MPVRVAINGFGRIGRLVFRAAMHREDLVVVAVNELADARTNAHLLKYDSTHGRLNAEVRAREGALTVDGKEVKVFAQRNPQDLPWGELGVEVVVEATGHFTEAGRARAHLAAGARRVIITAPAKNEDVTLVVGVNHQAYDPARHRIISNASCTTNCLAPVARVLHERLGIRRGLMSTVHAYTNDQRLLDMEHRDLRRARSAAASIVPTTTGAAQAVGAVLPELAGKLSGFAMRVPVADVSVLDLVAEVKRPTTMEEVNAAFREAARGELAGILDYTEEPLVSIDFRGDPHSAVVDGLSTMVMDGTLVKVVAWYDNEWGYSCRVVDLIGFMASRGL, translated from the coding sequence GTGCCGGTAAGGGTTGCCATCAACGGTTTCGGCCGCATCGGCCGGCTGGTGTTTAGGGCCGCCATGCACCGGGAGGACCTGGTAGTGGTAGCAGTGAACGAACTGGCGGACGCCCGGACCAACGCCCACCTGCTGAAGTACGACTCGACGCACGGGCGCCTGAATGCGGAGGTCCGGGCCCGAGAAGGAGCCCTGACCGTAGACGGCAAAGAGGTTAAGGTCTTTGCCCAACGTAACCCCCAGGATCTCCCCTGGGGAGAGCTAGGGGTGGAAGTGGTGGTAGAAGCCACCGGCCACTTCACCGAAGCCGGCCGGGCCAGGGCCCACCTGGCGGCAGGCGCCAGGCGGGTGATAATTACCGCTCCCGCCAAGAACGAGGACGTAACCCTGGTGGTGGGCGTAAACCACCAGGCCTATGATCCCGCCCGGCACCGCATCATCTCCAATGCTTCCTGCACCACCAACTGCCTGGCTCCGGTGGCCCGGGTGCTGCACGAGCGGCTGGGGATCCGGCGCGGGCTGATGAGCACCGTGCATGCCTACACCAACGATCAGCGGCTGCTGGACATGGAGCACCGGGACTTGCGGCGGGCCAGGAGCGCTGCCGCCTCCATTGTGCCCACCACCACCGGTGCCGCCCAGGCGGTGGGGGCGGTGTTGCCGGAACTGGCGGGCAAACTCAGCGGCTTTGCCATGCGGGTCCCGGTAGCCGACGTTTCCGTGCTGGATCTGGTGGCAGAGGTGAAACGGCCCACCACGATGGAGGAAGTGAACGCCGCCTTTCGCGAGGCGGCCCGGGGAGAGTTGGCCGGAATACTGGACTACACCGAAGAGCCGCTGGTTTCAATTGACTTCAGGGGAGACCCCCATTCGGCCGTAGTAGACGGGCTTTCCACCATGGTAATGGACGGTACCCTGGTCAAGGTGGTAGCCTGGTACGACAACGAGTGGGGCTACTCCTGCCGGGTGGTGGACTTGATCGGCTTCATGGCCTCCCGAGGCCTGTAG
- a CDS encoding phosphoglycerate kinase has protein sequence MRKKTVRDVDVRNRRVLVRVDFNVPLDREGRVADDTRIRAALPTIKYLREQKAKVILVSHLGRPKGKVKEELRLDPVARRLSELLGEEVRKANDCLGPEVEAAAAALGPGQVLLLENIRFYPEEEKNDAEFARRLAALADVYVNDAFGTAHRAHASTAGVAAYLPAVAGFLMEKEVDFLGRLLEAPERPYVAVLGGAKVSDKIGVIQNLLTRVNTLLLGGGMANTFLAARGLGVGRSLLEEDKIALAGELLEAARQKGVEVLLPEDVVVAPEAGGQAPGRPVAVQAIPAAEMVCDIGPATVRKYAEKIAGARTVVWNGPMGIFEVEAFAAGTRGVAEAVASCPGLTVVGGGDSVAALEKAGLAERVTHVSTGGGASLEFLEGRTLPGVAALLDA, from the coding sequence ATGCGTAAGAAGACCGTGCGTGACGTGGACGTGCGCAACCGGCGCGTCCTGGTACGGGTGGACTTTAACGTTCCCCTGGATAGGGAAGGTCGAGTGGCAGATGACACCCGCATCCGTGCTGCCCTACCCACCATCAAGTACCTGCGGGAGCAGAAGGCAAAGGTAATCCTGGTATCCCACCTGGGCCGGCCGAAGGGGAAGGTAAAGGAGGAACTCCGGCTGGACCCGGTGGCCCGCCGCCTGTCCGAACTGCTGGGAGAGGAAGTGCGCAAAGCAAACGACTGCCTGGGGCCGGAAGTTGAGGCGGCGGCGGCCGCGCTCGGACCCGGCCAAGTGTTGCTGCTGGAGAACATCCGCTTTTATCCTGAAGAGGAGAAGAACGATGCGGAATTCGCCCGGCGGCTGGCCGCTCTGGCGGACGTCTACGTCAACGACGCCTTCGGCACCGCCCACCGGGCCCACGCCTCCACCGCCGGGGTGGCCGCCTACCTGCCGGCGGTGGCCGGTTTCTTGATGGAGAAAGAAGTGGACTTTCTGGGACGGCTCCTGGAAGCTCCGGAACGCCCGTACGTGGCCGTGCTGGGCGGAGCCAAGGTCTCGGACAAGATCGGAGTCATACAGAACCTGCTGACCCGGGTAAACACCCTGCTGCTGGGCGGAGGTATGGCCAACACGTTCCTGGCCGCCCGGGGTCTGGGAGTGGGGCGATCCCTGCTGGAGGAGGACAAGATCGCCCTGGCCGGAGAACTCCTGGAGGCGGCCCGGCAGAAAGGAGTAGAGGTGTTGCTGCCCGAGGACGTGGTGGTAGCGCCGGAGGCCGGGGGGCAGGCCCCGGGCCGGCCGGTGGCCGTTCAGGCCATCCCGGCGGCGGAAATGGTGTGCGACATCGGGCCGGCTACCGTGCGCAAGTACGCAGAGAAGATTGCCGGCGCCCGCACCGTGGTCTGGAACGGCCCTATGGGCATCTTCGAGGTAGAGGCCTTCGCCGCGGGCACCAGAGGCGTGGCCGAGGCGGTGGCCTCCTGCCCGGGGCTGACGGTGGTGGGAGGCGGCGACTCGGTGGCCGCCCTGGAAAAGGCGGGGCTGGCCGAACGGGTGACCCACGTCTCCACCGGCGGCGGAGCCTCCCTGGAATTCCTGGAGGGCAGGACGCTCCCCGGAGTGGCCGCGCTGCTGGACGCCTGA
- the tpiA gene encoding triose-phosphate isomerase produces the protein MRTPLIAANWKMHKTIPEAEALARELLPLVADVEDREVVLCPPFPALAAVAAACRGSRVAVGAQDLHWEAQGAYTGAVSAPMLLAAGCRYVIVGHSERRRYFGEDDATVNKKLAAAFQAGLKPILCLGETLAQRELGLTEALCEIQLRQALAGVEAGRIENLVVAYEPVWAIGTGRTPVPEEAQAVVAFLRRALAGMYGPEPAGRVRLLYGGSVTPENIGSFMAQPDIDGALVGGASLKAETFAAIVKCRIQ, from the coding sequence ATGCGCACGCCTTTAATCGCCGCCAACTGGAAGATGCACAAGACCATTCCCGAGGCGGAAGCCCTGGCAAGGGAACTGCTGCCGCTGGTGGCCGACGTAGAGGACCGCGAGGTAGTGCTCTGCCCGCCTTTTCCGGCCCTGGCGGCGGTGGCCGCCGCCTGCCGCGGCAGCCGGGTGGCGGTAGGAGCCCAGGATTTGCACTGGGAGGCGCAGGGCGCCTACACCGGCGCGGTCTCCGCCCCCATGCTGCTGGCCGCCGGCTGCCGCTACGTGATCGTGGGCCATTCCGAGCGGCGCCGGTACTTCGGTGAGGACGACGCCACCGTAAACAAGAAACTGGCAGCGGCGTTCCAGGCCGGTCTCAAGCCCATCCTGTGCCTGGGCGAAACCCTGGCCCAGCGGGAGCTGGGCCTGACCGAGGCGCTGTGCGAAATCCAGCTCCGCCAGGCCCTGGCCGGAGTGGAGGCAGGCCGGATCGAGAATCTGGTGGTGGCCTACGAGCCGGTCTGGGCCATCGGCACCGGGCGCACTCCCGTGCCCGAGGAAGCCCAGGCGGTGGTGGCCTTCCTGCGCCGGGCACTGGCGGGGATGTACGGGCCCGAGCCCGCAGGCCGGGTGCGGTTGCTTTACGGCGGTAGTGTGACCCCGGAAAACATCGGCAGTTTCATGGCCCAGCCGGACATAGACGGGGCCCTGGTGGGCGGGGCCAGCCTCAAGGCCGAAACCTTCGCCGCCATAGTCAAGTGCCGGATCCAGTAG
- the gpmI gene encoding 2,3-bisphosphoglycerate-independent phosphoglycerate mutase yields the protein MSDRTPRPVVLVVLDGWGLREAREGNAVAQARLPVYRSLLRTRPWTKLLAAGEAVGLPAGQMGNSEVGHLNLGAGRIVYQELTRISRAIADGSLFLNPVLVEAVEKAKNGALHLMGLVSDGGVHSHLEHVYGLLELARRHGLTRVFLHAFLDGRDTPPASALTYLEQLEGKCRELGVGRLATVMGRYYAMDRDKRWDRTERAYRALVRGEGERARRFRPAVEEAYRRGTTDEFVPPIVLEEEDGRPVGSVRSGDAIIFFNFRADRARQLTRAFVDEEFAGFDRGPHRPEVHFVCLTQYDVTIPAPVAFPPETPRQTLGEVLAAHGRRQLRIAETEKYAHVTFFFNGGVEEPNPGEDRLLIPSPKVPTYDLKPEMSAYEVTAAVEEKIRQDLYDVIIMNYANPDMVGHTGVMEATVRALEAVDTCLGRVLAAVEARGGVALVTGDHGNAEMMLEEDGSPHTAHTTNPVPLVLVGKRCRAALRTGILADVAPTMLEILGLPKPPEMTGESLLKLG from the coding sequence ATGAGCGACCGGACACCAAGACCGGTGGTGCTGGTGGTGCTGGACGGCTGGGGCTTGCGGGAGGCAAGGGAAGGGAACGCCGTGGCGCAGGCCCGATTGCCCGTCTACCGGAGCCTGCTCCGGACCCGGCCCTGGACGAAGCTCCTGGCCGCCGGAGAGGCGGTGGGCCTGCCTGCCGGGCAGATGGGCAACTCCGAGGTGGGCCATCTTAACCTGGGCGCCGGCCGCATCGTCTACCAGGAACTCACCCGCATCAGCCGGGCCATTGCCGACGGCTCCCTGTTTTTAAACCCGGTGCTGGTGGAGGCGGTAGAGAAGGCCAAGAACGGGGCGCTGCACCTGATGGGTCTGGTCTCCGACGGGGGAGTGCACAGCCACCTGGAGCACGTCTACGGCCTGCTGGAGCTGGCCCGCCGGCACGGACTGACCCGGGTCTTTCTGCACGCCTTTCTGGACGGCCGGGACACTCCTCCCGCCAGCGCCCTGACCTACCTGGAGCAACTGGAGGGCAAGTGCCGCGAATTGGGCGTGGGCCGTCTGGCCACGGTGATGGGGCGTTACTACGCCATGGACCGGGATAAGCGCTGGGACCGCACCGAGCGGGCCTACCGCGCCCTGGTGCGCGGAGAAGGAGAGCGGGCCCGCCGCTTCCGCCCGGCGGTGGAAGAGGCCTACCGCCGGGGCACCACCGACGAGTTCGTTCCCCCGATAGTGCTGGAGGAGGAGGACGGCCGGCCGGTGGGCAGCGTCCGTTCGGGGGACGCGATAATCTTCTTCAATTTCCGGGCCGACCGCGCGCGTCAGCTCACCCGCGCCTTCGTCGATGAGGAGTTTGCCGGCTTTGACCGGGGCCCGCACCGTCCTGAGGTACATTTCGTGTGCCTCACCCAGTACGACGTCACCATCCCGGCGCCGGTGGCCTTCCCGCCCGAAACCCCGCGCCAAACCCTGGGCGAGGTGCTGGCCGCCCACGGCAGGCGGCAGCTGCGCATCGCCGAAACCGAAAAGTACGCCCACGTTACCTTCTTTTTTAACGGCGGGGTGGAGGAACCCAACCCCGGAGAGGACCGCCTGCTCATACCTTCGCCCAAGGTGCCCACCTACGACCTGAAGCCGGAGATGAGCGCCTACGAGGTCACGGCGGCGGTAGAGGAAAAGATCCGCCAGGACTTATACGATGTGATCATTATGAACTACGCCAACCCGGACATGGTGGGGCACACGGGAGTGATGGAGGCCACGGTTCGCGCCCTGGAGGCGGTGGATACCTGCCTGGGGCGGGTGCTGGCGGCGGTAGAAGCCCGGGGCGGGGTGGCGCTGGTCACCGGCGATCACGGCAACGCCGAGATGATGCTGGAGGAAGACGGCAGCCCCCACACCGCCCACACCACCAACCCGGTGCCCCTGGTGCTGGTGGGGAAGAGGTGCCGGGCGGCGCTGCGCACGGGGATTCTGGCGGACGTCGCCCCCACCATGCTCGAGATCCTGGGACTACCCAAGCCGCCGGAGATGACCGGCGAATCCTTACTGAAGCTCGGCTGA
- the eno gene encoding phosphopyruvate hydratase, with translation MTIIDEVRAREILDSRGNPTVEVDVMLESGVVGRAAVPSGASTGTYEAVELRDSDPGRYLGKGVQKAVENVNEVIAPEVVGLDALDQAQIDRLLISLDGQPNKGRLGANAVLGVSLAVARAASLALGLPLYRYLGGTNARCLPVPMMNVINGGRHADNNLDLQEFMLVPAGAPNFREALRWGTEVFHQLKAILRQRGLATAVGDEGGFAPNLATTEEALSLLVEAIEKAGYKPGEQVYLAMDPAASEIYRDGKYVFAGEGVTRTSGEMIDYYASLVEKYPIISIEDGLAEDDWEGWREMTARLGGRIQLVGDDIFVTNPEKLGRGIQTGVANAILIKVNQIGTLTETLDTMDLAVRSGYARVISHRSGETEDTTIADLAVAANTGQIKTGAPSRSERVAKYNQLLRIEEELEEAAVFLGIKAFAGQRR, from the coding sequence ATGACCATCATCGACGAAGTGCGGGCCCGGGAAATCCTGGACTCGCGGGGCAATCCCACGGTGGAAGTGGACGTGATGCTGGAAAGCGGCGTGGTAGGCCGCGCCGCCGTGCCCTCCGGAGCCTCCACCGGCACCTACGAGGCGGTGGAGTTGCGCGATTCCGACCCGGGTCGCTACCTGGGTAAGGGCGTACAGAAGGCGGTGGAAAACGTCAACGAGGTAATCGCGCCGGAAGTGGTGGGCCTGGACGCCCTGGATCAGGCCCAGATCGACCGGCTGCTGATCTCCCTGGACGGCCAGCCCAACAAGGGCCGGCTGGGGGCCAATGCCGTTCTGGGAGTTTCTCTGGCCGTGGCCAGGGCGGCCAGCCTGGCCCTGGGGCTGCCCCTCTACCGCTACCTGGGCGGGACCAACGCCCGCTGTCTGCCGGTGCCCATGATGAACGTCATCAACGGCGGCCGGCACGCGGACAACAATCTGGACCTCCAGGAGTTCATGCTGGTGCCCGCCGGTGCCCCCAACTTCCGCGAGGCCCTGCGCTGGGGCACCGAGGTGTTCCACCAGCTCAAGGCCATACTGCGGCAGCGGGGGCTGGCCACCGCGGTGGGAGATGAGGGCGGCTTTGCCCCCAACCTGGCCACCACCGAGGAGGCCCTGTCCCTGTTGGTGGAGGCCATCGAGAAGGCCGGCTACAAGCCCGGAGAGCAGGTATACCTGGCCATGGATCCCGCTGCCTCCGAGATCTACCGGGACGGGAAGTACGTATTTGCCGGGGAAGGAGTAACGCGCACCAGCGGAGAAATGATAGACTACTACGCCTCCCTGGTCGAGAAGTATCCCATCATCTCCATTGAGGACGGCCTGGCCGAGGACGACTGGGAGGGATGGCGGGAGATGACCGCCCGGCTGGGAGGCCGGATCCAGCTGGTAGGAGACGACATCTTCGTCACCAACCCGGAGAAGCTCGGCCGGGGCATCCAAACGGGTGTGGCCAACGCCATCCTGATCAAGGTGAACCAGATAGGCACCCTGACCGAGACCCTGGATACCATGGATCTGGCCGTACGCTCCGGTTACGCCCGGGTGATCTCCCACCGTTCCGGTGAAACCGAAGACACCACCATCGCCGATCTGGCGGTGGCGGCCAACACCGGCCAGATCAAGACCGGGGCTCCTTCCCGCAGCGAGCGGGTGGCCAAATACAACCAGCTGCTCCGGATCGAGGAGGAGCTGGAAGAGGCGGCAGTTTTCCTGGGAATCAAGGCCTTTGCCGGGCAAAGGAGGTGA